From the bacterium genome, one window contains:
- a CDS encoding FixH family protein, producing MSDQQTKEQKTKRQPWAVGITIVIVVFLIATVSVVLFISNQEYSLVTENYYEKDLAYQDEIDARQRTQQLDLKPAVVLDREAKSCSISFPERDDYNGITGTVTFFRISSARGDLVLPLELNSEGKQHISVSGLDPGQWIFKFRWMDNGEAYSMEKRMYL from the coding sequence ATGAGTGATCAGCAGACGAAAGAACAGAAAACAAAGCGGCAGCCCTGGGCGGTAGGCATCACCATCGTTATCGTGGTGTTTCTCATTGCCACCGTTTCCGTGGTCCTCTTCATCTCCAACCAGGAATATTCCCTGGTTACAGAGAATTATTATGAGAAGGACCTCGCATATCAGGATGAAATCGACGCACGCCAGCGCACACAGCAGCTTGACCTCAAACCTGCTGTCGTGCTCGACCGGGAGGCGAAGAGCTGCAGCATTTCCTTCCCCGAGCGGGACGACTACAACGGCATCACCGGCACCGTGACCTTTTTCCGCATTTCCAGCGCACGGGGAGATCTCGTGCTTCCCCTCGAACTCAACAGCGAGGGCAAACAGCATATCTCCGTCAGCGGACTCGATCCCGGACAGTGGATATTCAAGTTCCGCTGGATGGATAACGGTGAAGCCTACTCCATGGAAAAACGTATGTACCTCTAG